The stretch of DNA GTGTatgtgatccttagacttgagacaccaaggatgtcctgtatgagtactccactctttgataccgaatttataggtttggaggttccaaatctagcacaaccggtcatcgagagtgatagctaaccttacgaggattatcgagtattgatagaggatcattcactctcagtgTCACGagagaaatgtttcatttgttcttgctcaaacaaatctccgaccagagtcattcggattgagagaaaaagagttctttaggagaatccgattagagcgagactcgattagaaaccatatgGTATCGAGGTGTCGATCGCCTAACACCGAGGTATTGGTTGCCAATCACTTAGGTGTCGATCATATGATATTGAGATATTGATCACGTCATTATTTTCCTCTCAAAACTAATATTTTAgatgataaaaaatttaatcGATGAGATATTGAATCCTTAACGATTCTAGATAAAAATTCTAACTGAAAATCTCATTTTTACCATTTATTCTTtgtaaaataattcaataattacTTTGATTCTGCCCGTAGAGTGACATGACAATCGTTATCCGTTGGCTATTTGACATGTCATGCCACATGCAGGTGTCGGATAACTCTATTAGGTTATCAGATCATGAGAATACAATTGGGAATGACAAGCattgatttgatcttgtcttctCCTCCTAAATACCAAGGATTGAAATGTTGGTCCATCCGACATCTTCCATGATCGAGCTTGCACCATTATTACTCAATTTGTAGTAGAAAGAAGTTTGAGACTTTAGAAGCTGAATACCTTAACCCTTTGGCACCCATGCATGAGAGAAAGTTGGATAATTATATTTGAATTGGATGCTTCAAATTGAAAATTGTGTATCCAAATCATGTTCGTAATTGCTTTGTCCAATAACATCGAGTTAATTTTTAGGTATTACAAAGAGTTCTTTTCtcacataatagtgtaaaatattattaatataatatctAAAACCCATAAAAAAAAACCGAGatggaaaataaaaaaaactttacgCAACTTATGAAAATACCTATAAGAACTTAAACTTTCATAAGAACATAAACTTTTATTTCTTGATATGTAAAACAAATATAGCATTAGTTGGGAAGAAATTGAAAACCTTGATTTGTTCTCCTACCCAATTTGTTGTGCACTCACTTGGCatcttaaaagaagaaaaatactttGGATGGAagggaagaaaaataaataaataaaagcatCATGGGAAAGAAAGATTAATAAAAAGAGCGAGCGATTTCTATGAAAAACCTctctttttagtttattttttttggaAGGTGTTAGCAATTCTTAGTTTTCTTATTTAGTGGTATTTTTTtctaataccttaaatatttatgTCACCTTTATGGAACTCTCTCAGTCTTACCATTGCCCGATGataatataagaaaaataataatatgagaaCCTCCCAAAAAGGATGAAAGTAACAACAAATAAAATATGAGATTATGAGTATTATAGACAATGGTCAAACAATGATAGAAGGAGGGGTGATAAGGGTGACGAATGTATATGTAATATGTATTGAGACAAAAACTTCATTATAAGACTAAGACCTTACGATGGAACAAAAGCGATGAGACAAAGGAGACCATACAGAAGCGACAGACAGACGAGCAATAATGAGATATATTTAGGAtattagagagaaaaaaaatcaaataaaaaaaaaactacaatactttcgggaaaaaaaaaaacaacaaagagTTTTCAGGAAaatcacccaaaaaaaaaaaaatttacaacacCTCTCTTATTTATTTAGTGCATTACAAGACAATAAATGATACAAGATGTAACGTCAGacttcttttcttcctatcagcATCATCgactttcttttcttcttatcttaTCTTGTGGTGATTGGAGGGCAACACGGGGCCCACACAAGTAACATCCTCCGTGGTCCTCACTCCCTTTCGTTGTAAACGAGTGGGTAAGACAACAAGTAGatcgaaaataaaaatattatatatatatatatatatatatacactctaCAGTGCCACCGAAATCTCGACCGACGTACAGGTGGTAGTGGGTCCCACGGCACAACTGTACTTGGATGGATCCAAATGAGGTAAAAGATGGGGTTCGAGCCTATGAGAGCAACTGAGGTCACATTATTGTCTCCTTGAGTTAAGCTAAGTTTTCACCTGCCATAATAAATACGATAAACATTTATATTTAATATCATGCAGCCGACATGGCTTGTCATTTTCGATTGCCACTATATCTGTCTTAAATCACATCTACCTCATTGGGTGGGCTGCCATAATTAAATACCATAGTGCTGTTGTtggtaaaagaaagaaaaaatcatccCACTCGAgttgatcataaaaaaatattcctTTTAATTTGATAGTAACATGATAACGAAATATATCGAGTTACATGACGAACTCGAAGTTATTAATTAGTTTAGTTGGTAAAGACTTTGATCGAAATATTATATTCGGATGTGCCATTCCTTTCTCTCCTCCTCCGTGGCTAAGCACGAGTTACAGGTGATAGCAAATCTTTGCAGGAGTGCTCGATGAGTGGATAAGGACTGAGATCAGAACCACTGTAGAGCAAGCGCTGCTTCGCTGTCCTTAGCTTTTGCTGGATCGTtaaattcctctctctctctcaccgtcTCCATCTGTCGGTCACGCAATCGGTGTCCAGATTGCTAGAGGGTCCTGCATCTTCCGAACAGTGCAATGGAGTAATTTGATTGCTGCTCCAGATGTTGAATCGGTTTTGGCTTCTTGTGGGAAGAGTTTAGTGGTAGACAACATTGAATCCATTGATAATTGCGCATAACTCGGATCGAAAATAAAATGAGAAAAGTTTTGTttaagatgatatatatatatatatatatatatatatatatatatatatatatatatatatatatatatgtgtgtgtgtactaATGATACGATAgagatgagagaattaacattaGTAGTAATACAAAGAGGAGAAATATGGAAATTCATGAGAACTATGTTCTTGGGGAGAAAAGTTTACCACCAAAGCATAAGCTTCTCTACTTTTGTGCCTCATTCAAGTGCTGATTCAatgaattcataaaaaaatgtgttcttcctctctttctctctctctctctctctctctctctctctctgtgtacaAATAGAAAAAGACGAGACAAGGGGGTCTTATTGAGAGAGAAGCAGCTGCATTCAAAGTAGATCCAGTTCCATTTCTTGACCCTTCTGTTCTTATCTAAAATGCCCTTTCATTCAGGGAGGGGACATTTTACACCAaggaaataattaattaattgtgTCTCCTGAatcatattctctctctctctctctctctctctctctctctctctatatatatatatatatatatatagatatataaaagaaaaggctttttcaaattttaacttgaagggacctTTTACACCAAGGAAATGGTCTTACTAGTTTATCTTTTCAGCTGTATTCTGGCACACCATGTGTTCTCTGCTGCTTTTTGAAGAGTGTGAGAAAAGATTCTTGTTTTGTCTTGTCAGATGTCTTCCTCTTTTAATTCCTAACCTTACGAAATTTAATGAAAAAAAATTGCTTTTTTGTTGTGAAGATagagaaaccttttttttttctgaatttaaTGGATCTTTTTGGCACAGTTTTGTGATCTACATGATACTGAACAGCCCCTGTTGTCAATCAGTGTGTGTATCTGACAGCTTAAGCTGAAAAGTAAGACCAGATAGAACAGATCTAAGAAAATTTACCTTGTTGCATTAAAGAATGTGGCATGTGAGTTTCTTTGATGGACTCTTGCACTCCCGTGAGAGTGAGACCTGCAGTTATGTCATCTTTTCCATGAGCATACACAGCCCATGTCCATATTGTTATCTCTTCCCCCTGCTTGCTGCAACTCGAAAGCGCCATCCAACCAAATGTAGCTTGACAACCAGTCATCCAGTGATGGACTACCAAATTCTAGTTCAATCCAATGTAGCACACTCATTCTCTCCTCTCAGTCCAAAAATTCCATTCAATATGGAGCACAACATCCACCTCAAGATTCTGTTTTTGCTCAAAGCAGAAACATGAACCTGAACATTTCCTGTTATCCAGAAAAAGGGAAGATTCCATTCTTCAGCACACCTCACACAATCTGATGAGGATTTTGATCAAATCTAATGAATTCTGATATTAGAGACACTCTACTGGCATAGTAAATGTAGCATTTCTTTTAATTATGAAGATACATTTGTTTGTAATTAAGCTCAGTAGCACATGAAAATCCAAGTAAATTCTCTGACTGTTCTTCTTGATTGTAAATAGAATGAGATTGTTGCTGTATGTAAAAATATAGTTGTTTCACATATTTGTAGGTATCTGATCAGTAGAGTGAGAAGAAGGCAGCTGAAAAGAACATTTTACCAGCACAATCAGATTCCAGGGTTAAAAATGGAGCTGAATGGTGAATACCACAAGTGATTTGGTTTCCCTTGCTGTCCTCCTTCCATATGAAGCCAGCCAGCCAGCCTCCGAATTCCTGTAGAAGGTGAAACATTCCCCGGCTTTCTTAGGAACCAGCGTCCTGAAAGATTTACCTGTCAGAACCAAGTGCGGTAATAGGACAGCCATAAAAAGGGCACCAGATTCCAGCAGTGGCCATGCTCACTCAATTCTGCCACTcggcttctcctcctcttcctaccGACTCGGgtggagaagagttctcctcttttcttcggTTTCTTGGTTCTTGGTTTGTTGTCGTTGGCTACTCTGGATTTGATGGAATTGTTGGACCGGTTCTTCTGTGACATGAGCGTCTGAGAAGAATCAAGTTCGACGTGCCTTGCTGCAACTGTTTGCAGGCCGAGATGTGCTTTCCACGCTGTTCCACGTTCTAGCTATTGGAATCCATGTCCGACGTACTACTCGTGGTTCTTTCTTGTCTTTGATGCTTGCTATCCATGGTTTGTCTACCCACTGACGTGAGATCGGTTCTTATGCTGCCTGATAAATGCCAGATGAAGCCTTCCCGTAGTGCGAGTCGATGGTCATGAAAGGGCTCGTCGTTGCATCTCCTGGTTCCGCCGAAGCTCGGCACCGGTCGTCTGCAATGGAGTAAGTTCTACTCTTCTGTGAACTCCCTCGATTTCAGCTCGTAACATTTCGTTTCCGTGTCAAGTTTGGTTCCTTGATCTTCCTATTATTTCTGCTccattcttcttccttcttctctgtACCATTCAATTCTTCGAGCTCTCTGTCTCAGAGCTGTGATTGTGTCAAAGTTCAACATGGTCCTCAAATTAGCAGAGATTAAGAAGCCGGAAATCGCCCACGTCTCCGTAGAGCTAAAAGAGATGAGCGAAGAAAAGGGGGGGAAAAGGTGAATGGAACAAAAGCAACTGGTCCTGAAAGAGTACTTCGGGGCCTTTTTCTCTCCATAAAAAAATGAACTTTTTTGAGAGATGAATCCTTCTGAAGAACTTTAATTACTTACTTCCCTTTGGATGATAAATTACTCTAGATTTCTTGGGGACTCGGAACAATCTTATAGGCATGTTTTTGCTGTGCTACTGGCATCAAGACACCGATTCAGGAGGTAGTGGAATCTGATGCAAGAAGACAACCTTTTCTGTCTTTTCTGTTGCCGGAAAAGGCTCTCCTTTTCTCCGTCTCCATCAttccaccaagcttcttgttcatCCTGGTCGGCTAGCTATTTTACATTCTACGAAGACTGTAGCATCCTTACAGTCTGCAGTCTCTTACGGGGAGCGTCGCTTAAAAACTAGTCTGTAGGCAATTATTGTTGAAGTCCTCCATTCTGCATGCTTGGTCTCGATAATGATGCTCAACGACTAGCCAAGAAATTGTAGTTGGAGACGCAGAAATGTCGGTACCAGCACGAACACGGCACCTAAATTGCCTAGGGAAGCACTGTGATCACTGAGGATATCCAAACTCCTCGAGAAGCAGGATTGAAACCTTGCCTCTGCTCATGTCTGATGCAAGCAAAAGAAGTGTTGGCATCACCTGGTAATCCTCTGTTTCGTTACTTCTTCTGCCCTTTTAGATCTGAGACATCCTTGCTGATTTCCTTTGATAAAAATTGTTGCCGAAATTTGAATTCCTTCTTGTTAATCGACCTTCTTCGGTCCGATACTGATTTAACATAGGATTTCTTATGGGTCGTCGGTGTCGGAAAATAGTTACAGCCCTCCAGAAAGACCAGCTCTTGAGTAAGAGTTGGTCCAGCATAATGTGTTTATCTTGAGAGCTTTGACATCATTAATAGAATCAGCTATTCTTCCAGCATTTACTTCTTCTCCATGTTCATCTTCACAACCAATCAGTCAGCCACTAGATAAGTGAGAATAAATAAGAGACGACCTCACCTTAAAGGACCATGCTTTGTTGTCTCCTGAATTATGCTTGGTAAGTTTCTGATTCCTGTAGTATGTCGCCCGATCTGGAAGATCGTTTCATTCTGCTTCTTACATGGCTGTTTTGGCAATTACATTACGAACAATCATCGTCTTCTGTGCCTTCAAATCTCTTCAGCTAATCTGGTATTCGACATATGGTTCAGTGATGACACAGGCAAAAGAAAATCTCAGAAAGTTTTCAGAGTAGACAAGTGCAAGATCCTGTTTTCTGAGAGGAGCTCAAACTGCAAGTTCGAGTCTTTGAAACTCGCGTTGATCATCGTTACATGTTGCACGATTCTAACGCTTGCTTTCTCGCCAATTATGTCCAAGGAGCAGCAGCTTCGCCCAGGTTCCAGGTACAGATTTCTTGGGGCATGGTTCGCTGCTTTAGTCGAGGAAGACCCGAAATATTTAGTTGCTGCATTGCAGGACTCGGCTTGCAGATGTTGCACGGATGTGGCAGACGACGCTCTCGGATCCTCGATACATTTCGCAGTTGGATGTCGAATGGGGCCTGATGTCGAGTGTTCTTGAAGATGTGAAGGCGAAAGAAGGAGATCTCAGAATTGGCTTGCTGAACTTTAACTCCTCCGAGGTCGAGTTCTGGCGGCGAACACTTCCGCATGCAGAGGTCTCTTCTGTGCATCTCGACTGTGCCGACCCAAGCATCACCTGGAAGGTTCTGTATCCCGAGTGGATCGACGAGGAAGAAGAGTACGATGTGCCTAGTTGTCCATATCTTCCTCAGCCCCAAGACAAGAAGGGATCGAGATACGATCTCATCGCCGCCAAGCTGCCCTGCGACCGGTCGGGGAGCTGGACGAGGGATGTCGCGAGGCTGCATCTGCAGCTCGCAGCAGCCAAGCTTGCGGCATCTGCTTCTGCAGGGCGGTCGCAGGTTCATGTGCTACTGGTGACCGATTGCCTCCCTGTTCCGAACCTCTTCGGTTGCAGAGATCTCGCCAGGCACCAAGGAAATCTTTGGCTGTACAAGCCCGAGACCGCAGCGCTGCAGGAGAAGCTTCGCCTTCCGATCGGGTCATGCGAGCTCGCCATCCCGTTCGAAGCACAAGGTCAGCTGTTTGATGAAATTCCTACCGTCACTGAACTCCCAAAGATTCACAAGCTGTTCATGTGCACAGTTCGGATGTACACGGAGGTCGGGCGACGAGAAGCGTACGCTACGATCCTGCACTCAGCAGAGCAGTACGTCTGCGGCGCGATTGCAGCGGCCAAAAGCATTCGTTTGGCAGGATCTGTGAGGGATCTCATCATCCTGGTCGACGGAACGATAAGCGAACGTGAGCGGAGCGGCCTCGAGGATGCAGGGTGGAAGGTGAGAACGATCCAAAGGATTCGCAACCCCAAGGCGAAGCGCGACGCCTATAACGAGTGGAACTACAGCAAGTTCCGCCTCTGGCAGCTCACCGACTACGACAAGATCATCTTCATCGACGCCGACCTGCTCGTCCTCAGGAACATCGACTTCCTCTTCGCGATGCCGGAGATAAGCGCGATCGGGAACAACGCGACCCTCTTCAACTCGGGCGTAATGGTGATCGAGCCCTCCAACTGCACGTTCCAGCTGCTGATGGAACACATCGACGAGATCACGTCGTACAACGGCGGCGACCAGGGGTACCTGAACGAGATCTTCACCTGGTGGCACCGCACACCCAAGCACACCAACTTCCTGAAGCACTTCTGGGCGGGCGACACGGCGAAGAGGAAGGCGAGGAAGGACAGCCTGTACGGCGCCGACCCGCCGGTGCTCTACGTGGTGCACTACCTGGGGCTGAAGCCATGGCTGTGCTACCGGGACTACGACTGCAACTGGGACCTGCAGATGTTCTGGGGGTTCGCGAGCGACGCGGCGCATGCGACGTGGTGGAAGGTTCACGACGCACTGTCGGAGAACCTTCAGAGGTTTTGCCTGCTGCAGACCAAGACGAAGGCTTTCCTGGAGTACAACCGGAGGCAGGCGGCGAAGGCCAACTTCCCTGACGGACACTGGCGGCGGAACATCTCCGATCCAAGACTCCACATCTGCCATGAAAGGTTCTGCTCCTGGGAGAGGATGCTGCTGCACTGGGGCGAGGCGAATTCGTCCAACGCTAGCTCGTAACTTCGACCATCCACGTGTTTTCTCGGTATAATTAGATTAAACATAGACGAAAAGGATTTCTGCTTACACGTTTGCTTACGAGTTGTAATATTTAATTCATGTTCTATTAATGACATTTTGATGTAAATCTACCTTCCGATGTCAAACATATACACGAAGTACGTTACCGAAGTTTTACATGATATAAGTGAAATATCAAATGCCAGGggggaaaaaaaaataaacacgTTGTTCTACCTGTTTGTCGATTGGCGGAGAAGTTGCCCAATTAATGGGCCCCACGTTTTCTATTTCTTTTCATTAatactatttaaaattattatcggGGGGTCCCCCTTTGCTCAAGCGCCACGTGTCACTCATGTGTGGACAAAAACATAAGTGCAATGTTTGCCATTGATTGCGTGCGCGGTTTACATTAATGACAGACATAAGTGCCAACAGATGAGCTTTCGCGATGCGGTCAACCCACAcgtatattgtatatatatatatatacacacacacatacgtaCATAAAGATAGTATATCGTGCCCTGCACGTGTTAAAAATGTTGCTTTGTCTTTGTTCACTACACTGGCGAAAGACAACAACTCTACTGTTTGCAGTATGACGAGGATAAGATAGCATACACGAGACTTGCCTGTAGTAATTATCTATGTAACTCTACTGTTTGAAAGTAATAGATTCGGAAAGAGTGTTACGAAAGGCATGAACTTTGCATGAGTTCGTTTTCTTTCTTGCATTGGTGATGCACAAACTCAAGAAATTAGAGTTGGGCACACTGACCTTTCTCTTAATTTTCAATGTGGCAAGTTGGAAGCTATATGCATTTCCTCGGTGCTCCGTCCCTCCTCCCATATCACTCACTGTCAGTGAGCTGCTTTGGCGCATCTCTTTGCCTCTCCTGTGCTGAGGAATGGATGCAGTGAAATATTGTGCAGTCCATCTTGGTACTTGCATCTTTCCTTGACGAGGAAAAGCTATGATAAAGTGGAACTCTTCGAGCAGCTCTTTTCATCAACATGTTTCTCGCTTCCGTTTGATTCTGTCCCTCTATAAAGTGTGCTATTTGATGCTGACCACTACCACAACCCTACTGCATGTACGTTATAGACTCGGCGATCTGTGTCTAAGAGAGTAGTAACCTATATACAACGTCAAATGTTAGATGGATGGATAAGGAAGGAGGGAGAGAGAAAGAACTGTGGGGATGAATTCCACTGCAACTTTGCTTTAGATCAGTTGAATGCTTTGTTGGTGATTACCCTAGTGGAATGTCCATCTCTCTTCATAGACTATGGACCATCCCTAGACCTCCAAGCTCCGTCCTTGGGATATGGTCTTATCTTCCCTTTGTTCTTCATAGTGAATGCCTCGTAATCCATTATctcctctctgtctctctatcTATTGTCACTAAGAAGATATTGAAATATATTTCTAACTTCTGAGAGTGAAGCTTCTACAATGATATCTGGTGATGCAAATGATGTCACATATTCTGTCTAGTCATTAGTTCTTCCTCTCATGGACCACTATTTTAACATCTTGAGTCTCTATCTTTAATCTCATAATGTTGTTCATGATCTGATACAGTCGGCTGCTCATGGAATTTAGATATTTACTTCAGAAGCTTATTAGTGATGTTTCAAGTTAGCATGATAAGGTCAACAAGTTCCATAGATGGATGAGCTTGCAAGCAAAAGAACATATGTTACATTGTCAGTCTCAATCATGTTGGGTATAGAAGAGTTTGTTGTTCACATTAACTCTTAGATCAGAATTCTTTTACTGAATCTGTAATCAAATAGCTTTTCTTGCCAAGGAAAAATGCACTTAAATATACTATTGCTAATGTTACTCTGGCTGCAATGCCATTTGAGATCACATGATGACTTCTCTTCTTAATAACTTCCTTCAATTGACTCTATACTTCTTTCTTCATTGATGGAAACCTTTTTCTTCATTGACATCTTGTGAAAATAAACAAGTATGTATGCTTGTAATGAATGAGATGTTTCaagatttttccaaagagaaaacaTTTTTGTTACTTGGAAACATTGTGAAGCTACAGAGATTGTTTGAACTTTTACATATAAGATCCCACcaactttctctttgaaaaataatTATCCTTTTTACCCCAAGCAATTATTGCTTGATGTATGTTTCCCCCTTATCTCTGAAAGGGCTCAGTAGGCAGAATCCATCATGTCAAATTGGCATGTGATGCACAAGTATTAGCAACAGTTTCCTGGGTTCCAGCTATCTTACAATACTGGTTTATGGCCCAAGGCATCATTGGTTGTCACTGCAATTGATCACAAACAATTGTTTGGAACTCCCAAgtcaacattttctttttctctttgaatGTATGAGTTTTAAAGTTGCTCTATTGGTTATGATAAGATTAGATGATTGGTGTTAAGGTTGATAAGtactttatatttaaattatttggaAGAGTCTTAATTTACATGTTAATTTATTGATAGATTATAACTTAGATTAGAAATCGAAGTCGAAAGAATATTTagagaattaaaatttatttatataaatatatcctAAATCTTACGATCGTGATGAGAGAGAAAGACATAGAAGAAACACTTGTGAGAAGGTATGATAACTTTCAAGCTCGAGTCTAAAGTAACTCaacgaaaaataatttttatattatttttttatatataaaattatttttttgttaaactTATCGAATCATATTATATCTTACATCGATattcttatatattatttatttattaatatcagAGAATTTTTGTTGGCTTTGAGTTTTTTCTCCCTTTAGTTAAGCGAAATTTTGATGTGATATAAATCAATAAATTAGCCATAAAATGTAATCTTCGCTTCAGAGAAAGAATGCAAAAGGCATAACGTTTCCTTCATGAACACTTGGTCAATTACAAAGATACTTTGAAATTGAATGATTGCATGTATTCGTCATTCATGCAAAGAAGAATGtatgtttgagagagagagagagagagagagagagagagagagagagagagagagagagagagagaaggatgtCTAAAAAGCCTGGAATCCTTCACGAGGAGCACAGCTGTAGCCTCGATAATTTGGTGTCTTCCTTGTCTTTCTCTACACCCCATTATTCTATTGCCCTCACCATACTCGATTCAGCAAACAGATAAATAGAACGTGTCCCACATCCTATGTCACAAGCTCTACCAAAGTCGTCGTGTAATAAAGCCTCTCTTCCCCTATCACAGCCAATATTAGGTTACATACACTCTTCTTCGTTACTGTTCTTCTTGGATCAACAAAAGCCTCCTCTACCTCCCTATATTTTCTCCTCCTCTCATAGCTTTTCTTTATGGATAGCATCAGCAGAAACACCAGTCGGCCTTGGGATCCGGAGATGAGCATGGGGAGCCAGTTCCTTTCTAATTACATCCCCTTGGAATTGCCATTCCACGCCCACATCCACCCCCCGAGCTTCCCCAGAAGAGGGATGGAAGGGGACCATGAAGCAGATGAGGAGGAAGCTTTGGGCGCCGTGAAGGAGATGATGTACAGGATCGCCGCCATGCAGCCGGTGGACATCGACCCCTCGACGATCAAGAAGCCCAGACGCCGCAACGTCCGGATCAGCGACGACCCGCAGAGCGTGGCCGCGCGCCTCCGGCGGGAGCGCATCAGCGAGCGCATCCGCGTCCTGCAGCGGCTCGTCCCGGGGGGCACCAAGATGGACACCGCCTCCATGCTCGACGAGGCCATCCGGTACGTCAAGTTCCTCAAGCGGCAGGTGCAAGAGCTGCAGGCCAGCCCTCAGTCACACGTGGTTCACGTCGGGGCAGTGGTCGACGGGAACCCGGTCGCGGGTGCGGAGTGGTCCCACGCCTCTtcgccgtcctcctcctcctccgccatgggagctcctcctcctcctcctgtattAGAGTTTGGCTTCGATGAGCAGGGCGCCCACCACCCGGTGCACTAAGCTTCAATACATGGAAGTGATTTATAACAAAGTACAATGCATAATTGCATGCGAGATTTTGGTGGCTAAGATGTAATGCGTACATCAATCTAGAAGACACACATGAAAGCAATAAGTGTTGTGATGTTCGTAGAACTGCTACATTTGCAATTTGATCATATTTTATGTTGTGTTCTCTCATCTTTTTGTTGTGTTATCGTTCATGTACCGTCACATGGTTGACTAAATGGAC from Musa acuminata AAA Group cultivar baxijiao chromosome BXJ2-11, Cavendish_Baxijiao_AAA, whole genome shotgun sequence encodes:
- the LOC135627081 gene encoding transcription factor IND-like, producing the protein MDSISRNTSRPWDPEMSMGSQFLSNYIPLELPFHAHIHPPSFPRRGMEGDHEADEEEALGAVKEMMYRIAAMQPVDIDPSTIKKPRRRNVRISDDPQSVAARLRRERISERIRVLQRLVPGGTKMDTASMLDEAIRYVKFLKRQVQELQASPQSHVVHVGAVVDGNPVAGAEWSHASSPSSSSSAMGAPPPPPVLEFGFDEQGAHHPVH
- the LOC135626671 gene encoding putative UDP-glucuronate:xylan alpha-glucuronosyltransferase 3 isoform X1, which produces MVMKGLVVASPGSAEARHRSSAMDDDTGKRKSQKVFRVDKCKILFSERSSNCKFESLKLALIIVTCCTILTLAFSPIMSKEQQLRPGSRTRLADVARMWQTTLSDPRYISQLDVEWGLMSSVLEDVKAKEGDLRIGLLNFNSSEVEFWRRTLPHAEVSSVHLDCADPSITWKVLYPEWIDEEEEYDVPSCPYLPQPQDKKGSRYDLIAAKLPCDRSGSWTRDVARLHLQLAAAKLAASASAGRSQVHVLLVTDCLPVPNLFGCRDLARHQGNLWLYKPETAALQEKLRLPIGSCELAIPFEAQVRMYTEVGRREAYATILHSAEQYVCGAIAAAKSIRLAGSVRDLIILVDGTISERERSGLEDAGWKVRTIQRIRNPKAKRDAYNEWNYSKFRLWQLTDYDKIIFIDADLLVLRNIDFLFAMPEISAIGNNATLFNSGVMVIEPSNCTFQLLMEHIDEITSYNGGDQGYLNEIFTWWHRTPKHTNFLKHFWAGDTAKRKARKDSLYGADPPVLYVVHYLGLKPWLCYRDYDCNWDLQMFWGFASDAAHATWWKVHDALSENLQRFCLLQTKTKAFLEYNRRQAAKANFPDGHWRRNISDPRLHICHERFCSWERMLLHWGEANSSNASS
- the LOC135626671 gene encoding putative UDP-glucuronate:xylan alpha-glucuronosyltransferase 3 isoform X2, which produces MSDASKRSVGITCDDTGKRKSQKVFRVDKCKILFSERSSNCKFESLKLALIIVTCCTILTLAFSPIMSKEQQLRPGSRTRLADVARMWQTTLSDPRYISQLDVEWGLMSSVLEDVKAKEGDLRIGLLNFNSSEVEFWRRTLPHAEVSSVHLDCADPSITWKVLYPEWIDEEEEYDVPSCPYLPQPQDKKGSRYDLIAAKLPCDRSGSWTRDVARLHLQLAAAKLAASASAGRSQVHVLLVTDCLPVPNLFGCRDLARHQGNLWLYKPETAALQEKLRLPIGSCELAIPFEAQVRMYTEVGRREAYATILHSAEQYVCGAIAAAKSIRLAGSVRDLIILVDGTISERERSGLEDAGWKVRTIQRIRNPKAKRDAYNEWNYSKFRLWQLTDYDKIIFIDADLLVLRNIDFLFAMPEISAIGNNATLFNSGVMVIEPSNCTFQLLMEHIDEITSYNGGDQGYLNEIFTWWHRTPKHTNFLKHFWAGDTAKRKARKDSLYGADPPVLYVVHYLGLKPWLCYRDYDCNWDLQMFWGFASDAAHATWWKVHDALSENLQRFCLLQTKTKAFLEYNRRQAAKANFPDGHWRRNISDPRLHICHERFCSWERMLLHWGEANSSNASS